A genomic segment from Corylus avellana chromosome ca5, CavTom2PMs-1.0 encodes:
- the LOC132181396 gene encoding proline dehydrogenase 1, mitochondrial, whose translation MANRVLRSLRNLITRPLTSSTSPSSASSSAAVDHIAKPEPTFQKPPASAPLRLDDAEKLFSCVPTSKLLRASAILHAAAIEPMVDFGTWVMRSNLMHVGVTRGAVLGALRHTFYEHFCAGEDAAAAGESVRCLHLCGLRSMLDYAVEYAGDNDSSDRNLEAFLHTVESATSLPPSSVSCLVVKITAICPMKLLERVSDLLRWEYKDPCFNLPWKKLETLPIFSGSTPTYHTLKKPEPLTPEEENDLVLGHQRLLKICQKCLEANIPLTVDAEYSSIQPAIDYFTYSSAIMYNKDDNPIVHGTIQAYLKDAKERLLLASMAADKKGIPMGFKLVRGAYMSSERKLASSLGFESPIHNSIQDTHVCYNDCASFLLEKISNGPGALVLATHNVESGRIAVAKANDLGIGKLNQRLQFAQLYGMADALSFGLRNAGFQVSKYMPFGPVEMVMPYLLRRAEENRGLLSASTLDRQLMRKELKRRLMAAVF comes from the exons ATGGCAAACCGTGTGCTGAGAAGTCTCCGCAACTTGATCACCAGGCCTCTCACCTCCTCAACCTCACCATCATCAGCGTCATCGTCAGCCGCCGTCGATCACATCGCGAAGCCGGAACCCACGTTCCAAAAGCCACCAGCAAGCGCGCCGCTCAGACTCGACGATGCCGAGAAGCTCTTCTCGTGCGTGCCGACGTCGAAGCTCCTACGCGCCTCCGCAATCCTCCACGCCGCGGCCATCGAGCCCATGGTGGATTTCGGGACGTGGGTCATGCGGTCCAACCTCATGCACGTGGGCGTGACCAGGGGCGCCGTATTGGGCGCCCTGAGGCACACCTTTTACGAGCACTTCTGTGCCGGCGAGGACGCGGCCGCCGCCGGAGAATCCGTGCGGTGTCTCCACCTTTGTGGGCTCAGATCCATGCTCGATTACGCTGTGGAATACGCCGGCGACAACGACTCATCTGATCGTAACTTGGAGGCCTTCCTTCACACCGTTGAGTCTGCCACGTCTCTTCCACCTTCTTCC GTGAGTTGTCTGGTTGTGAAAATCACCGCGATTTGCCCAATGAAGCTGCTTGAGCGGGTGAGTGACTTGTTGAGATGGGAATACAAAGACCCTTGTTTCAATCTGCCATGGAAGAAGCTGGAAACCCTCCCCATTTTCTCAGGTTCAACCCCTACATATCACACCCTTAAGAAGCCTGAACCATTGACCCCAGAAGAGGAGAATGATCTTGTGCTAGGCCACCAGAGACTGCTAAAAATATGCCAAAAATGTCTAGAAGCCAATATCCCTCTAACAGTTGATGCAGAGTATAGTTCCATTCAACCCGCCATTGACTATTTCACCTACTCTTCTGCAATCATGTACAACAAAGATGACAACCCAATTGTGCATGGAACAATTCAGGCATACTTGAAAGATGCCAAAGAGAGGTTGTTGCTGGCATCAATGGCTGCAGACAAAAAGGGAATCCCCATGGGGTTCAAGTTGGTGAGGGGAGCTTATATGTCAAGTGAAAGGAAACTAGCTTCTTCATTGGGCTTTGAATCTCCTATACACAATTCTATACAGGATACGCATGTGTGCTACAATGACTGTGCTTCTTTCTTGCTAGAAAAGATTTCCAATGGCCCTGGAGCACTTGTTCTTGCCACTCACAATGTTGAATCAGGGAGAATTGCAGTGGCAAAAGCAAATGATTTGGGTATTGGGAAGTTGAACCAGAGGCTGCAATTTGCGCAGCTATATGGAATGGCTGATGCGCTTTCCTTCGGCTTGAGAAATGCAGGGTTTCAAGTGAGCAAGTACATGCCTTTTGGGCCTGTAGAGATGGTCATGCCATACCTTCTAAGGAGGGCTGAAGAGAATAGAGGTCTTTTATCTGCTTCAACCCTTGACAGGCAACTCATGAG GAAAGAGTTGAAGAGGAGACTGATGGCAGCTGTTTTCTAA